One region of Mesomycoplasma ovipneumoniae genomic DNA includes:
- a CDS encoding ABC transporter ATP-binding protein codes for MLREENVIEFIGVSKKFGNFFANKNISFKVKKNTIHALIGENGAGKSTLMSTLFGIYTPDEGQIKVNGKQSFIDNPNRASDLGIGMVHQHFKLVDAYTNFENIILGQEFAHRGVLNRQSARHKIKKIQEIYNIEFDLDQKTGDASVVVKQKIEIIKILYRDSDILIFDEPTAILSPQEIDSFLDILRFFVKNGKTIIFISHKLSEVKQVANSATVLRHGEVVANFDSLENISISEMTSAMVGKKVVSSKNLLKKDFTQVGLKVENLSASFDKKIENLNFEIHKGEIFAIAGIEGSGQLEVELAISGLIHSTGKILVYNQNNEPINLENSSVSSRFGLISYVPSDRHKYGIVLDLPNLDNSIIRNMRNQKYVSKKYIKTQKVQELYAKIVELFDVRGDKTGQKNSRLLSGGNQQKFVLGREILTDHEVLLIVQPTRGLDIGAINLVHQKILEEKSKNKTILLISYELDEVLALADTICVINKGQISKKYFANEIDRYKIGKLMAGLNHD; via the coding sequence ATGCTAAGAGAAGAAAATGTAATTGAGTTTATCGGTGTTTCAAAAAAATTTGGCAACTTTTTTGCTAATAAAAACATTAGCTTTAAAGTTAAAAAAAACACAATCCATGCACTAATTGGCGAAAATGGTGCCGGAAAATCGACACTTATGTCCACTCTTTTTGGAATTTATACACCAGATGAGGGGCAGATAAAAGTAAACGGAAAACAATCATTTATCGACAACCCTAATCGCGCAAGTGACTTGGGAATAGGAATGGTTCACCAACATTTTAAACTAGTTGATGCTTATACTAATTTTGAAAACATTATTTTAGGTCAGGAATTTGCCCATCGTGGTGTTCTAAATCGACAATCTGCCCGTCATAAAATAAAAAAAATACAAGAAATTTACAATATTGAATTTGATTTAGACCAAAAAACTGGCGATGCTTCTGTGGTTGTAAAACAGAAAATTGAAATTATAAAAATTTTATATCGAGACTCAGATATCTTAATTTTTGACGAGCCGACAGCAATTCTATCGCCTCAAGAAATTGATTCCTTTTTAGATATTTTAAGATTTTTTGTTAAAAATGGTAAAACAATAATTTTTATATCACATAAATTATCTGAAGTTAAACAAGTTGCAAATTCTGCGACCGTTTTACGTCATGGCGAAGTAGTTGCTAACTTTGATAGTCTCGAAAACATCAGTATTTCCGAGATGACTTCGGCAATGGTTGGTAAAAAAGTTGTTAGCTCAAAAAATTTACTTAAAAAAGATTTCACACAAGTGGGATTAAAAGTTGAAAATCTTAGCGCTTCTTTTGATAAAAAAATCGAAAATTTAAACTTTGAAATTCACAAAGGCGAAATTTTTGCAATTGCAGGTATCGAAGGTAGCGGTCAACTCGAAGTCGAACTTGCAATTTCAGGACTAATTCATTCAACAGGTAAAATTTTGGTTTATAACCAAAATAACGAACCTATAAACTTAGAAAATTCAAGTGTTTCTTCTCGTTTTGGTCTAATCTCTTATGTTCCTAGCGATCGCCATAAATACGGAATAGTTTTAGATTTACCAAATTTAGATAATTCAATAATAAGAAACATGAGAAATCAAAAATATGTTTCAAAAAAATATATAAAAACTCAAAAAGTTCAAGAATTATATGCTAAAATTGTTGAACTTTTTGATGTAAGAGGTGATAAAACTGGCCAAAAAAATTCCCGACTTTTATCTGGAGGTAACCAGCAAAAATTTGTTCTAGGACGCGAAATTTTAACTGATCACGAAGTACTTTTAATAGTTCAGCCAACTCGCGGACTTGATATAGGGGCAATAAATTTAGTTCATCAAAAAATTCTTGAAGAAAAAAGCAAAAATAAAACAATTTTACTCATTTCATACGAACTTGATGAAGTTTTAGCGCTAGCTGATACAATTTGCGTTATCAATAAAGGACAAATTTCTAAAAAATATTTTGCAAATGAAATTGATCGTTATAAAATAGGTAAACTAATGGCAGGTTTAAATCATGATTAA
- a CDS encoding ABC transporter permease, which produces MIKKKINFSIFYNFLWKKLEKNNSKSLSEKILSTFWAIFFGILVSFIFIWSFGYNPLQVYYTIVFKIAFAWNEIRNLLLITSIFIFASIAIAIPFKSGLFNIGLPAQMMISGIVSLMIVLNLTSINIYARLLIAALLGILVSGILGALVGVLKSYLKINEVISTILLNWLIFFIGKFFLTSTSLDIGFKTTTLTSQSINELSFLTSIFLTRNFSIIMLFLSLLFAFLIWFVLQKTSIGLSIKITGQNKDAANYAGINNKKTTIAVMTFSGIVGGIAGFAWYVFYRRSFTLQAGMPREGFDAILLALLAFNSPFGIIPISFFYSVLLIGTNALEAHSIALNQQTTQIIIGIIVYLSAISVIFVHFKPLKWTMNVWYLSRTGRFFSAKNAKNANIKPPTSAYSNLSLLLIKAEKKEKIRNLQTEITKFENIKAELLTLFLDQKVNIFWIYIKIQKTNIKLFLLKRAYLKIKNYDNVAIWKQKKSELKNKSGLDSALKSKNVEEKLAFFEQINQKRRKLNIELNELGYFDAKNNFNAFWQQLIEHHLQFRSLKSEIIENFKADQKAKKPLKTEEK; this is translated from the coding sequence ATGATTAAGAAAAAAATTAATTTTTCTATTTTTTATAATTTTTTATGAAAAAAATTAGAAAAAAACAATTCTAAAAGTTTATCTGAAAAAATTTTATCTACTTTTTGGGCAATTTTCTTTGGAATTTTAGTTTCATTTATTTTTATCTGATCATTTGGATACAATCCGCTTCAAGTTTATTATACTATTGTTTTTAAGATTGCTTTTGCTTGAAATGAAATCAGAAATTTGCTATTAATTACATCAATTTTCATTTTTGCTAGTATTGCAATTGCAATTCCTTTTAAATCGGGATTATTTAATATCGGTCTTCCAGCGCAAATGATGATCTCAGGGATAGTTTCCTTGATGATTGTTTTAAATTTAACATCAATTAATATTTATGCTCGGTTATTAATAGCCGCACTTTTAGGTATTTTAGTAAGCGGAATTCTGGGCGCGCTAGTTGGTGTTCTTAAATCTTATTTGAAAATAAATGAAGTTATTTCAACAATTTTATTAAATTGATTAATTTTTTTTATTGGTAAATTTTTCCTTACATCAACAAGTCTTGATATCGGATTTAAAACCACAACACTAACTTCACAAAGTATAAACGAGCTGTCATTTTTAACATCAATATTTTTAACCCGTAATTTTTCAATAATAATGTTATTTTTATCATTATTATTTGCATTTTTAATTTGGTTTGTTTTGCAAAAAACTTCAATTGGCCTTTCAATAAAAATTACTGGTCAAAATAAAGATGCTGCAAATTATGCCGGAATTAATAACAAAAAAACAACTATAGCAGTAATGACTTTTTCAGGAATTGTCGGCGGGATTGCCGGTTTTGCCTGGTATGTTTTTTACAGAAGATCCTTTACACTTCAGGCTGGAATGCCACGAGAAGGTTTTGATGCTATTTTATTAGCGCTTTTAGCCTTTAATTCACCTTTTGGAATAATTCCAATATCATTTTTTTACTCAGTTCTTCTAATTGGAACAAACGCACTTGAGGCTCATTCAATCGCTTTAAATCAACAAACAACACAAATTATTATTGGAATTATAGTGTATTTATCAGCTATATCCGTTATTTTCGTTCATTTTAAACCTCTAAAATGAACGATGAATGTTTGATACTTATCTAGGACAGGCCGATTTTTCAGTGCTAAAAATGCAAAAAATGCAAATATAAAGCCACCAACTTCTGCCTACAGTAATTTAAGTTTATTGCTCATAAAAGCTGAAAAAAAGGAAAAAATTAGGAATTTGCAAACAGAAATTACTAAATTTGAAAATATTAAGGCAGAACTTTTAACTTTATTTTTAGACCAAAAAGTAAATATTTTTTGAATTTACATAAAAATTCAAAAAACAAACATTAAACTTTTTCTACTAAAAAGAGCATACTTAAAAATTAAGAATTATGACAACGTCGCAATTTGAAAGCAAAAAAAGAGCGAATTAAAAAACAAATCTGGACTAGATTCTGCGCTTAAGTCGAAAAATGTTGAGGAAAAATTAGCCTTTTTTGAGCAAATTAACCAAAAAAGGCGTAAATTAAATATCGAACTAAATGAATTAGGTTATTTTGATGCTAAAAATAATTTTAACGCCTTTTGACAGCAACTTATTGAACATCACCTTCAGTTTCGTAGTCTAAAATCTGAAATCATTGAAAATTTTAAAGCAGACCAAAAAGCTAAAAAACCTTTAAAAACGGAGGAAAAATAA
- a CDS encoding ABC transporter permease, whose amino-acid sequence MTLETIIPILALFFVFFSIITTGSIAGLYSEKAGVVNIAINGVMIIGATVYGLFSILFDVSNMAMQLILIPLAALFSGLFSLLHGFLTIKLKGNHIISGVALNILAPAIAFALLKIYGNSSRFESPVNELAFGPHRTFLNIFSLKLLIVTALIFVTWFVFSKTKFGLRFSAVGENPHAVAAAGINVNRMKWLGVFLSGLIAGTAGAFYFQYLGSSFTGDVQGLGFLSLTILIMGRWKIILIVIYSLIFSFLYTISISLAGNFGDFLAIIEAAPYLVTILILGLTSRKDLAPKALGIPYDKSLK is encoded by the coding sequence ATGACTTTAGAAACAATTATTCCAATTTTAGCGCTTTTCTTTGTTTTTTTCTCAATAATAACAACCGGATCTATAGCCGGACTTTATAGTGAAAAAGCTGGGGTTGTAAACATCGCAATTAACGGAGTTATGATTATTGGGGCTACAGTTTATGGTCTTTTTTCAATTCTCTTTGATGTTTCAAACATGGCGATGCAATTAATTTTAATCCCACTTGCAGCGCTTTTTTCAGGATTATTTTCGTTATTACATGGGTTTTTAACGATAAAACTGAAAGGAAATCATATTATCTCAGGTGTGGCGCTTAACATTTTGGCGCCAGCAATTGCATTTGCATTGCTTAAAATTTATGGAAACAGTAGTCGCTTTGAGTCTCCGGTAAATGAACTTGCTTTTGGTCCACATAGAACATTTTTAAACATTTTTTCACTAAAATTACTAATTGTAACAGCACTAATTTTTGTAACTTGGTTTGTTTTTTCCAAAACAAAATTTGGTCTTAGATTTTCGGCTGTTGGTGAAAATCCACACGCCGTTGCTGCAGCCGGAATTAATGTCAATAGAATGAAATGACTAGGAGTTTTTCTTTCAGGTTTAATTGCAGGAACCGCTGGTGCTTTTTATTTCCAGTATCTAGGATCTTCTTTTACAGGCGATGTTCAGGGGCTAGGATTTTTATCTTTAACAATTTTAATAATGGGCCGTTGAAAAATAATTTTAATTGTAATTTACAGCTTAATTTTTTCATTTTTATACACAATTTCAATTAGCTTAGCCGGAAATTTTGGTGACTTTTTAGCAATTATTGAAGCTGCACCATATTTAGTTACAATTTTAATTCTAGGTCTTACTTCAAGAAAAGATTTAGCGCCAAAAGCACTCGGAATACCTTATGACAAATCTTTAAAATAA
- a CDS encoding thymidine kinase, whose amino-acid sequence MYKKFFEGIIEVITGPMFSGKSDELIKRIKILTYANIKILVIKPLIDNRFSDCEIVSRSGLRIPTFSAKTTQEIKDLFAKDKYGAIAIDEIQFFSEDIIPFLDKIANKGIRVIVSGLDQDFRRKPFGVLPNLMAIAENVTKLQAVCTICKRAATTSARLVKSEKQNLIGDSAEYEARCRACHNL is encoded by the coding sequence ATGTACAAAAAATTTTTCGAAGGTATTATTGAAGTTATTACCGGCCCAATGTTTTCAGGAAAATCTGATGAACTAATCAAAAGAATAAAAATTCTAACTTATGCAAATATTAAGATTTTAGTAATAAAACCTTTAATTGACAACCGTTTTTCTGATTGTGAAATTGTTTCGCGTTCAGGTCTAAGAATTCCAACTTTTAGCGCTAAAACAACTCAAGAAATAAAAGATCTATTTGCAAAAGATAAATATGGAGCAATTGCAATTGACGAGATTCAATTTTTTTCCGAAGATATTATCCCCTTTTTGGATAAAATTGCAAACAAAGGAATTCGTGTGATTGTCAGCGGCCTTGACCAGGATTTTCGTCGTAAACCCTTTGGTGTTTTACCAAATTTAATGGCAATTGCCGAAAATGTCACTAAATTACAAGCAGTTTGTACAATTTGTAAGCGTGCCGCAACAACATCGGCCCGTCTTGTTAAATCAGAAAAACAAAACTTAATTGGTGATAGCGCCGAATACGAGGCGCGTTGTCGCGCCTGCCATAACCTATAA
- a CDS encoding HPr family phosphocarrier protein gives MEIISGTVIDKLGFHARPASKVAKLATTFKSQIKIISGEKSGNAKSIMNIMALGIKMGSNFTIEVSGEDEIIAAKAIKELIIAEKLILE, from the coding sequence ATGGAAATAATTTCAGGAACAGTAATAGATAAACTTGGTTTTCATGCCCGCCCTGCTTCAAAAGTTGCAAAATTAGCGACAACATTCAAATCACAAATTAAAATCATATCTGGTGAAAAATCAGGTAATGCCAAATCAATTATGAACATAATGGCTCTTGGAATTAAAATGGGATCAAATTTTACCATTGAAGTTTCAGGTGAAGACGAAATTATAGCTGCAAAAGCGATCAAAGAATTAATTATTGCCGAAAAATTAATTCTTGAATAA
- a CDS encoding PTS transporter subunit EIIC: MSISLKSVFSEKTRKSTNNSGVGKMRKILSKISGAFMLPISVMSIAGLFLGVGAAIASNASSASLKQFGDFIQALGDPIFGGLPLLFAIAFVIAFTDDAGVAVFATVIGYLVFSSIQSVFITDVENGVTILFSGAGRDPAGLKSLVGAALGIRALQTSVFGGIAVGLTVQYLYNRFHTIELPQMISFFGGKRFVALVTIPVMALLAFVFLIFWPWIGIVLNLFGASLAKVPYGFESFIFGYIERSLIPFGLHHVFYAPLWFSSAGGDAGATITEWALGQGIEVVSKAGDGGGFEVVAKAQTIPGDSLKNILIAIRENGDKYVGDSTASLTLLGAPNTIDYTVDGKEFSIPLFTFLENHGFKVGRFADGKFSGMMFGLPAAAAAMIMAAPKENRKVAAGTVIPAAATSFVTGVTEPIEFTFLFLSPLLFWGFHAFMMALSFMFANLAGVHIPMAFSGGVLDLLIYGAVPVQKGTNFWWVLVVGLAYVPIYYFVFLFVIKWKNLETPGRGTNTKLFTKSDYLARKDKSKSASSVDPQVLAIVDGYGGIDNITNFNNCASRLRYDIKDLSLVDEQKLKAAGVVAIKVEGQHHVQAILGPIAEQMNAKINSQRDLIKALSQDEIDAILKNKPA; the protein is encoded by the coding sequence ATGTCCATTTCACTTAAATCAGTTTTCAGTGAAAAAACAAGAAAGAGCACTAACAACTCTGGTGTTGGGAAAATGCGTAAAATTTTGTCCAAAATATCTGGCGCTTTTATGCTACCAATCTCAGTTATGTCCATTGCTGGTCTGTTCTTAGGAGTTGGTGCTGCGATTGCAAGTAATGCCTCATCCGCGTCACTTAAACAATTTGGGGACTTTATCCAAGCCCTAGGTGACCCTATTTTTGGCGGTTTACCGCTTTTATTTGCAATTGCCTTTGTTATTGCCTTTACTGATGACGCCGGTGTGGCTGTTTTTGCAACAGTAATCGGATATCTTGTTTTCTCAAGCATTCAATCAGTCTTTATTACTGATGTTGAAAATGGGGTTACTATTTTATTCTCTGGTGCAGGACGTGATCCAGCCGGATTAAAAAGCCTTGTTGGCGCTGCTCTCGGAATTAGGGCGCTTCAAACATCAGTTTTTGGAGGAATAGCTGTTGGACTTACTGTTCAATATCTATATAATCGCTTTCATACAATTGAATTACCACAAATGATTTCATTTTTTGGTGGTAAAAGATTTGTTGCATTAGTTACAATTCCAGTAATGGCACTTTTAGCTTTTGTTTTCCTAATTTTCTGACCATGAATAGGAATTGTACTTAACCTCTTTGGTGCCTCACTTGCAAAAGTTCCTTATGGATTTGAGTCATTTATCTTTGGTTACATCGAAAGATCATTAATTCCTTTTGGTCTACACCATGTTTTCTACGCGCCACTTTGATTTTCATCAGCCGGTGGAGACGCAGGTGCAACTATCACTGAATGAGCTCTTGGTCAAGGAATTGAAGTTGTTTCAAAGGCGGGTGACGGCGGTGGTTTCGAGGTAGTTGCTAAAGCACAAACAATTCCTGGTGATTCACTTAAAAATATTTTAATTGCCATCCGTGAAAATGGTGATAAATATGTTGGTGACTCAACAGCTTCACTTACTTTATTAGGAGCTCCTAACACAATAGATTATACCGTTGATGGCAAAGAATTTTCAATTCCATTATTTACCTTTTTAGAAAACCATGGTTTCAAAGTAGGTAGATTTGCTGACGGTAAATTCTCAGGAATGATGTTCGGTCTTCCAGCAGCAGCAGCGGCCATGATTATGGCAGCCCCAAAAGAAAATCGTAAAGTTGCCGCAGGAACTGTTATTCCAGCAGCAGCAACCTCATTTGTAACTGGTGTTACAGAACCGATTGAATTTACATTCCTATTCTTATCTCCACTACTTTTCTGAGGATTCCACGCATTTATGATGGCACTTTCCTTCATGTTTGCGAATTTAGCTGGAGTTCACATTCCAATGGCCTTCTCAGGCGGAGTTCTTGACCTTTTAATTTACGGAGCCGTTCCTGTCCAAAAAGGTACTAATTTCTGGTGAGTTTTAGTAGTAGGGCTTGCTTATGTACCAATTTACTACTTTGTTTTCCTTTTTGTTATCAAATGGAAAAACCTTGAAACTCCTGGAAGAGGAACAAATACCAAATTATTTACAAAATCTGATTATTTAGCACGTAAAGATAAATCAAAATCTGCCTCATCAGTTGACCCACAAGTTCTTGCGATCGTTGATGGATATGGTGGAATTGATAATATTACCAATTTTAATAATTGTGCATCACGTCTTCGTTATGACATTAAAGACTTATCACTTGTTGACGAACAAAAATTAAAAGCTGCCGGCGTTGTTGCTATAAAAGTTGAAGGACAACACCATGTTCAGGCAATTTTAGGTCCAATCGCTGAGCAAATGAATGCAAAAATTAATTCCCAACGTGATTTAATTAAAGCTCTGTCTCAAGACGAAATTGATGCAATTTTGAAAAACAAACCGGCTTAA
- a CDS encoding PTS glucose transporter subunit IIA, whose product MPEKVEMTKCQNKTCHLPEEIYSPATGELIELAQVKDGVFSEEKLGKGFAIRVGNTGKKDIFSPINGQIKMVFATKHAIGFASKDNKTQVLIHIGIDTVELQGKGIEVFVEAGQDISVGDKVASVDLDYLTQSEIKNTDIIVVILHESDKKEFEFKVPLQNIDQLPMLVGQSLPVKKQ is encoded by the coding sequence ATGCCAGAAAAAGTTGAAATGACTAAGTGCCAAAACAAAACTTGCCACTTGCCAGAAGAAATTTATTCTCCAGCAACAGGTGAATTAATTGAATTAGCACAAGTAAAAGACGGCGTATTTTCTGAAGAAAAATTAGGAAAAGGTTTTGCAATTCGTGTTGGAAACACCGGTAAAAAAGACATTTTTTCACCAATTAATGGTCAAATTAAAATGGTTTTTGCTACCAAACACGCAATTGGATTTGCTTCTAAAGATAATAAAACCCAAGTTTTAATTCACATCGGAATTGATACTGTCGAACTTCAAGGTAAAGGAATTGAGGTTTTTGTTGAAGCTGGCCAAGATATTAGTGTTGGAGATAAAGTTGCTAGTGTTGATCTTGATTATTTAACTCAATCAGAAATAAAAAACACCGATATTATCGTTGTTATTCTTCACGAGTCAGATAAAAAAGAATTCGAATTTAAAGTTCCTTTACAAAACATTGATCAACTCCCAATGCTAGTTGGTCAATCACTACCAGTCAAAAAACAATAA
- a CDS encoding IS30 family transposase produces MEKRKFKHFSFEDLVKIEFLLQNNKSIRYIAKQLNVSPSTVSREIKRNLNEYGIYEANLAITKRRKRYYHRYYFKFVELGKYEEFSKIFALKYDKKVHGVKATYFYIAENFPNIERPSLKTVFNWIKTNKWVIVRSDRLRKYYKKGGKRTRNVVQRLVPEGYVKPIWARDKSIDSRQDFGHWELDLVVGKKASGHDNILTLVERKTRKLFAKKVRNKNPKTINKAIKDLANENNLHIKTITCDNGIEFEEIAILAYWLKVIIYKAEPYASFQRGSNEHANGLIRRFYPKGFDFNLISDDDLQKTISQINSMPREIFNWKSALEVFNDNMVI; encoded by the coding sequence ATGGAAAAAAGAAAATTTAAACATTTTAGTTTCGAAGATTTAGTAAAAATTGAGTTTTTATTGCAGAACAATAAAAGTATTAGATATATCGCTAAACAACTTAATGTTTCGCCTTCAACTGTTTCAAGAGAAATTAAAAGAAATCTAAATGAATATGGAATTTATGAAGCTAATTTAGCAATAACAAAAAGACGAAAAAGATATTATCATAGGTATTATTTTAAATTTGTTGAGTTAGGAAAATATGAGGAGTTTAGCAAAATTTTTGCACTAAAATATGACAAAAAAGTCCATGGAGTTAAAGCAACATATTTTTATATAGCTGAAAATTTTCCGAACATTGAAAGACCATCTTTAAAGACCGTTTTTAACTGAATCAAAACTAATAAATGGGTAATAGTTAGGAGTGACAGACTCAGAAAATATTACAAAAAAGGCGGAAAAAGAACAAGAAATGTCGTGCAAAGATTAGTTCCAGAAGGTTATGTAAAGCCCATTTGAGCACGTGATAAATCCATAGATTCAAGGCAAGATTTTGGACATTGAGAGCTAGATTTAGTAGTTGGCAAAAAAGCTAGCGGACACGATAATATCCTAACCCTAGTAGAAAGAAAAACTAGAAAATTATTTGCTAAAAAAGTGCGAAACAAAAATCCCAAAACCATCAATAAAGCAATCAAAGATCTTGCAAATGAAAATAATTTACATATCAAAACTATCACTTGCGACAATGGAATTGAATTTGAGGAAATTGCAATATTGGCATATTGATTAAAAGTAATAATTTATAAAGCAGAACCATATGCTTCATTTCAAAGAGGTTCTAATGAGCATGCCAACGGATTAATTAGAAGGTTTTATCCAAAAGGTTTTGATTTCAACCTAATCAGTGATGATGATTTACAAAAAACAATCAGTCAAATTAACTCAATGCCTAGAGAAATTTTTAATTGAAAATCCGCTTTAGAGGTTTTTAATGATAACATGGTGATTTAA
- a CDS encoding IS3 family transposase has translation MKQYKFTIEDKFKYIKIAESKGLKNAILQFAEEFREIYKSKSKSKKAHKEWMLHIYANNLIRNWQKKFYNNDMKSLISVRGKIKSPRKPKRKYTINDLSENDREIYQEIMENVLRRYGVDPAIVLEELKKRKQEQEKDKNKIENSTRICSVFNINRSSIYEKIRVKKPPKKMIYDEKLLEWIRENFILNWKVKGRDVLYNIYKNQGNYVSTYVFQKHYEFLGLKSLAYKRQGKTAPKEKKFTRIWTEDHIKGEFSSENFGEKWFADIKFIKINNEWFYLHSIIETKSNYLLNFSISKTRFSEETINLVKETIKKYNIKPKFFHSDHGVEYANYKFANFLKQNGIQQSMSPKGNALANRPIEYFYAVFQRELLNIEGQNFENVATAYQKISSFIDWYNNERPQSCLSYKSPSSYIR, from the coding sequence ATGAAACAATACAAATTCACAATTGAAGACAAATTTAAATACATCAAAATTGCCGAATCTAAAGGATTGAAAAACGCAATTTTGCAATTTGCAGAAGAATTTAGAGAAATTTATAAAAGCAAATCAAAAAGTAAAAAAGCACATAAAGAATGAATGTTGCATATATATGCTAATAATTTGATAAGAAATTGACAAAAAAAGTTTTATAATAATGATATGAAAAGTTTGATAAGTGTTCGTGGGAAAATCAAATCACCGCGTAAACCAAAAAGGAAATATACAATTAACGATCTTTCTGAAAACGATCGTGAAATTTATCAAGAAATAATGGAGAATGTTCTTAGAAGATACGGGGTTGACCCCGCAATTGTTCTTGAGGAGCTCAAAAAGCGAAAGCAAGAACAAGAAAAAGATAAAAACAAAATCGAAAATTCCACTAGAATTTGTAGTGTTTTCAATATTAATCGCAGTTCGATTTATGAGAAAATAAGGGTAAAAAAACCACCAAAGAAAATGATTTATGATGAAAAATTACTTGAGTGAATTCGTGAAAATTTCATTTTAAATTGAAAAGTTAAAGGGCGCGACGTCCTATATAATATTTACAAAAATCAGGGAAATTATGTATCCACGTACGTGTTTCAAAAACACTACGAATTTTTAGGATTAAAATCACTAGCTTATAAAAGGCAAGGAAAAACAGCGCCAAAAGAGAAAAAGTTTACGCGAATTTGGACTGAAGATCATATCAAAGGTGAATTTAGCTCAGAAAATTTTGGTGAAAAATGGTTTGCTGATATTAAATTTATCAAAATTAACAACGAATGATTTTACCTACACTCAATTATTGAAACAAAATCCAATTACCTGCTAAATTTTTCAATTTCTAAAACTAGATTTTCAGAAGAAACTATAAACTTAGTAAAAGAAACGATCAAAAAGTATAATATTAAACCAAAATTTTTCCATTCAGATCATGGTGTGGAATATGCGAACTACAAATTTGCTAATTTTTTAAAGCAAAATGGTATCCAACAATCAATGTCACCAAAAGGAAATGCCCTTGCAAACCGCCCTATTGAATATTTTTACGCAGTTTTTCAACGCGAATTGCTTAATATTGAGGGCCAAAATTTTGAAAATGTGGCTACCGCTTATCAAAAAATAAGTTCATTTATTGATTGGTATAACAATGAAAGGCCTCAAAGTTGCTTATCATATAAAAGTCCAAGCTCTTATATAAGGTAA
- a CDS encoding IS3 family transposase translates to MAGTVLLSRVGNSLDNRQAKYWFSIIKSECLNELDYSKITLGDLKKIIADYIFWYNNNRI, encoded by the coding sequence ATGGCAGGAACTGTTTTATTGTCTCGTGTAGGAAATTCATTAGATAATAGGCAGGCTAAATACTGATTTTCAATTATAAAAAGTGAATGCTTAAACGAGTTAGACTACAGTAAAATAACTTTAGGAGATCTGAAAAAAATAATTGCAGATTATATATTTTGATACAATAACAATAGAATTTAA